The following coding sequences are from one Lolium rigidum isolate FL_2022 chromosome 6, APGP_CSIRO_Lrig_0.1, whole genome shotgun sequence window:
- the LOC124661457 gene encoding 16.9 kDa class I heat shock protein 1, with amino-acid sequence MSIVRRNNVFDPFSFDLWADPFDAFRSIVPAASGNSETAAFANARVDWKETPEAHVFKADLPGVKKEEVKVEVEDGNVLVVSGERSREKEDKNDKWHHVERSSGKFVRRFRLPENAKVEEVKAGLENGVLTVTVPKVEVKKPEVKAIDISG; translated from the coding sequence ATGTCGATCGTGAGGCGCAACAACGTGTTCGACCCCTTCTCCTTCGATCTCTGGGCTGATCCTTTCGACGCCTTCCGCTCCATCGTCCCGGCAGCTTCCGGCAACAGCGAGACGGCCGCGTTCGCCAACGCCCGCGTGGACTGGAAGGAGACCCCCGAGGCACATGTCTTCAAGGCCGATCTCCCCGGAGTGAAGAAGGAGGAGgtcaaggtggaggtggaggatggCAACGTGCTCGTTGTCAGCGGCGAGCGCAGcagggagaaggaggacaagaacGACAAGTGGCACCACGTCGAGCGTAGCAGCGGCAAGTTCGTCAGGCGCTTCCGCCTGCCGGAAAACGCCAAGGTGGAGGAGGTGAAGGCCGGGCTGGAGAACGGCGTGCTCACCGTCACTGTGCCCAAGGTTGAGGTCAAGAAGCCCGAGGTCAAGGCCATCGACATCTCTGGTTGA